DNA from Bos indicus isolate NIAB-ARS_2022 breed Sahiwal x Tharparkar chromosome 15, NIAB-ARS_B.indTharparkar_mat_pri_1.0, whole genome shotgun sequence:
aaaaggcaagagacaGGAGGATGCAGGCAGAGAGTGGGTTAAGTATTTATCTCCCTGCTCTTTCCCTGCATGGCCATTATTCTATAATAGGCTTTTCCCCCTGAGGCCAGAGTTCCACCAAGAGTCTCTTTTCGATAAATCTTGCTCTTATTGGTCTCAGATAATACTCTATCATCCTTTTGCCTTTTAGGTGTAGGGTGATAATGGCTTCCTGCTGTTGCTAGTACGTAAGTGCCTTGACCACGATTATTGGTTCCCTTACTCATATGTCTCCATATAATCAGAATacctttttttcagttaaaatttaCTGAATGGGCCATCTGCTTCCAACTGATACCTGGATATTGCCTTATAAGTACCAGTCTATATTACTTTATGATGCTTATGTATTTCATTCATAGAAATTGCTGagtcaggactttcctggtgatctagtggttgggcctccttgctcccaatgcaggggccccagttCCATCactgatcagagaactagatcacacatgaacaattaaaaaaatgaaattttctgcATGCTGCAGATAAAGATCCCGCATACCCCAACAAAGatctaagatcctgtgtgctgcagctaagacccagcacagccatataagctaaaaaaaaaaaaaaaaagaaattaccgAGTCAAATGgcagaaacattttaaaggtCTCTGGTACACTTAGCTAAATAGTGTCCAAATAACTTGTAcccttttaaaagataattttaatatcAACTGAGAGAAATCCTTGTTGCATGGGAATTTGCACGAGCTGGAAACTAACCCTTGTCTGAGAGGTAAGACCCTCTCctagtttttcagttcagttagtcgctcagtcgtgtctgacttcttgtgaccccatggactgcagccccaggcctccctgtccatcaccaactcccgcagtttactcaaactcatgtccattgagttggtgatgccatccaatcatctcatcctctgtcgtccccttctcctctcatcttcgatctttcccagcatcagggtcttttccaatgagtcagttcttcgcatctggtggccaaaatattggagttccgcttccgcatcagtccttccagtgaacactcaggaatgATGTCCTTTAGGGTGGCCTAGCTTTCCCGGGGGAGGCAACTCCTGGCAAGAACTTTTGCTATGGCCTCTTTCATCTCACTGTTCCTCAGGGTGTAGACAAACGGGTTCAGCAACGGGGTCCCCAGTGTGTACACCAGGGAGACAAACTGATCCTGTTCGGGGTGGTAGCTGGAGCTGGGCCGCAGGTACATGAAGGCGCAGCAGCCGTACTGCAGCAGGACCACGGcgaggtgggaggagcaggtggaaAACGCCCAGTGGCGGCCCGAGGCCGAGTGGGCCCGGAACACCGCGGCCACGATGGAGGCGTAGGAGGCGGCGATCAGGAGGAAAGGCACCGCGACGGCCAGTGTGGCCGCCACCAGCACTGACTGTTCATGCCTGTGGCTCTGGGCACAAACGAGACACATCACTGGGGGCACATCACAGTAAAAGTGCTGAATGCCCCGAGCTGGGCAGAAGGGCAGAGAGAAGACAAAGGCCACCAGCTGGAAGGACAGGCAGAGGCCGAGGACCACGGAGGCCGCCACCAAGCGGGCGCAAAGCATCCGAGGCATGATGAGAGGGTACTGCAGCGGGTGGCAGATGGCAGCGTGGCGATCGTAGGCCATGGAAGCCAGGAGGAAGCAGTCGGCACTGCCCAGTCCGATGAAGAAGCCCATCTGAGTGGCACAGCCCAGCAGGGTGATGGTCTTCTCTGACCGTAGGATGTTGGCCAGGAGGTGGGGCACCACCACAGCAGTGTAGCCGATTTCTACTCCCGAGAGGCTGCCCAGGAAATAGTACATGGGCGTGTGGAGGCGGGCTTCGGTCTGGATGGCCACCATGATGAGGACATTCCCAGTGATGACCCATGTATAAACCAGGCTGACCCCAAGGAAGGACAAGATGCGCGGCTCTGACTGGGAGGGATAGGCCAGGAACACGAATTCCATCCACAATGAGTGGTTTCCCCAGGACATTGAGTTAACAGACTTTCTCTGTTGAGAGTTATTAATACAAAGAAAGAGTCAGACTAACAACACATCAGTTCATACTCCCATGATGTATGATGTAATCTGCATCATGATGATGTAATCTAAGATTATATTACATGAGCCCTGATGTAATCTAACTGAGTTAGAAACTACAAGAATTAAGACTTACtgtctttttcttcccctctttAACAAGCTTCTTCACTTAAATATCTACAATTATATTTCTAACTGCCAAAAGTTGGGCTAAATTGTGTAAGACTTTTTTGAGGAAAAGAGTCAGAGGAAGTTTGTGGAATTTCAAACTATTTTCAGTAGAAGTGGAATGAAGATTATTTCAGTTAACTCCTAAGAAACTGTCAACAACTTTTAAAGTTCAGAGATTATGAAGGGGAGGGCAGAAGCTGTTCATCACTTAATTCATTTGTATGTGTACTCAGTACCTCCTAAGACATTCAGTTGGAGATATATGGGTACAATATTCATAAGTTCATGATATGGTGTGAAATATATGTAACAAGATTGTAATAGAAACTAGATAGAGTCATAAGAGATGAATAAATTAGACAATTAAGTTTTATAGATAGAATGCATTTTCAATTTTGGGAGTCAGTCAAGACTTCATGGGAGAGAAAGCATGGAAGGATGACTGAGGAAAGGAAATTTAtggaaaacacaatttaaaattgtAGCAGTGGGAGGGTCATGAGAAACTGATTCATTCTGGATGGAGTGTAAGATGCTACAAAGGAGAACGGAAAGAGGAGATTGCCACAAGTTTTTACAAGGTTAAATACTTGGTGTAGTATGGTAGGAGGGTATGTGCCATTTGGTAAGAGTAGCAGTGATGGAATGACATCATCAGAGTGCTGCTCGAGAAAGAGCAGTGCTGTGTGCAGCAGAGAACAGCCGGCAGAGTGAAACGTCAACCGATGGGTTCAGATACAATATCTGCACACTGTATGTCTGATAAAggcttaatattcagaatatacaaaAAACTGGCCTAACTCAGTAACAAACAatgcaattaaaaatgggcaaaaggctTGAATACACAGTTCTTCAATGAAGACACATGCATGGCCAACAGGCatgttaaaagatgctcaacatcactaatcataaggtttacaaaatcaaaatgaaatgttacctcacacccattaggatggccactataaaaaaacagaaaataacaagttttGGCAGGTATGTGGAGGAATTAGAAACCTTTTGtatttttggtgggaatgtaaatggtgtagccactatagaaaacaatatggaaattcgtcagaaaaactaaacataggattaccatatgatccagcaatttcacttcttggtatatttctaaaacaaatgaatttcttgaagaaatatttgcacacctgtgttcatcgcaacactgttcaTGATAGCCAAGAGGTGGAGGCAATGTAATTGTTTACCAACAAGTAAATGGATAAAGCTACTGTGATATAAATATACAAacgaatattattcaaccttaaaaaagtGAAATCTTGTTATATGTTGCAACATGGttaaaccttgaggacattatgctaagtgaaaccagccagtcacaaaaagaaaattgcagcatgattccacttatagaTAGTATCCGAAGTAGTCAAGcccttggcaactgtaaataaaatgtgtttactGGGGGTAGGGGTGATGGGAAAAAGCGATGGATAGAACTATCACACTGCTGGAAGGGGCAGATCACACacatgaccatcattaaaaagataCGGTAAGATAGATAACTAAAgagaacctactctatagcacagggaactctgctcagtgctctgtggtgacctaaagggAAGACAATCCAGAAGAGAGAGGATGTATGTGAACATATCGCTGattcattctgctgtacagcagagactaacatgctatcataaagcaactatactccagtaaaattaatttaaaaatatgatagtaGGCAGTCCACATCTTCAATCTAATAAAAATCAGGTTAATTTATAGCTTTGTGTTCGATGGTTTTGGTGGTCTGCTCACACTTTGACTGATATTAACTTCTTAGTGCTAaaattcctaattatttttctcattttcagagcATCAGAACATCGTCTACCATTCCTCTAACACTGGCCCATTGTTCTAGTCTGCCAATGTTGAGACTTTAAAAAATCCACTTCATGTCTTAGCTACCTTTTTGAAGTCactcacatttaatttttatgtattaagtGTCAAGCACCACATACAATGGTGATACAAACGGGATGATTGCTTCTCAGCTGGATAGTCTATCCTAATGAGAGGCAGACACTGTTGATAAAACAAtctggcatatatatataaatatatgtttataattaacTGCTATCTAGaaaaaatagggacttccttagtggtccagtgactaagactcatgctcccaatgcagggggcttgggatTCAattcagggaactaggtcccacatgcccctACTAAGGGTTCACATGCCatagctaaagatcctgcatgcgtGCCACGACAAAGACTGAggatcccaagtgccacaactgagacctgactcagccaaataaatataaaaaaaaaaatagtgtgttATAAGACTGCAACATGGGGCTCTGACAAAATTTTTGATTAAGCAATTCTGAAAAGTCTTCCTAGAGGGAATCATATTTAAGCTTAGATCTGAAGAATAGAAATTAACCAGGAGCAGAGGGACAGGCTGAGTCATGGGGTCCATATTCTGGACAGATGAAATAGGGGTAGTCATGGTTCCCAGAAGTAAAACCTATTATATCAACATGTCATCAACTTGTTCATCCAAGTTGCTTTCAGATACGTTGTATACAACCTCGGCAGGGTAAGAGCACTTTAGCACCATCTCCGGAAATCTGCCCAGAGTGATACCTGTTCATGGTTCCACCTGCATATCAGCAAGTCCAAGTCACAGCCCATGTCATACCCTCCTTCCTTCTTACTTCTCCAGCCAGCCCAGCCCCAGTTGGTAGGATGTTAGGAGAAAAATtaccctgtccttcgctatctcccagagtttgctcaaattcatggccatcgagtcggtgatgccactcagccatctcatcctctgccgtccccttctcctcctgc
Protein-coding regions in this window:
- the OR10W1 gene encoding olfactory receptor 10W1 — protein: MSWGNHSLWMEFVFLAYPSQSEPRILSFLGVSLVYTWVITGNVLIMVAIQTEARLHTPMYYFLGSLSGVEIGYTAVVVPHLLANILRSEKTITLLGCATQMGFFIGLGSADCFLLASMAYDRHAAICHPLQYPLIMPRMLCARLVAASVVLGLCLSFQLVAFVFSLPFCPARGIQHFYCDVPPVMCLVCAQSHRHEQSVLVAATLAVAVPFLLIAASYASIVAAVFRAHSASGRHWAFSTCSSHLAVVLLQYGCCAFMYLRPSSSYHPEQDQFVSLVYTLGTPLLNPFVYTLRNSEMKEAIAKVLARSCLPRES